In Miscanthus floridulus cultivar M001 chromosome 5, ASM1932011v1, whole genome shotgun sequence, one genomic interval encodes:
- the LOC136452491 gene encoding uncharacterized protein: MSRSPPCSRGLAATVGRERSALRQALCRRRASTSLFFPPEILLQSWEMREIKRGGDDLTGSSCKGGRPRDGKGQMTESLASFLEEVQKTKRDGDYFTRRMHKSRRGCNGERQITNALTSGDLHGDSNQDIWTGLSDELKSNLSKSVASLALCYGDRVLFSCSGIIVKCQEHLTRLVTSASLVIAFTDAKKKHHNLKIEVCPEGNEVYQGSLSEYDLDRNFAVVIIRTSLDVDAGLFKRVVGGLPRGMVLALGRSVSGRLMVTSVMLPGDLSKSEDHDLICKMAEAWEGAALFTSDGNFVGMSLFLVMEGACFISWAVMLKWLECMQCTSLKKNTDLRQSKSLKGVRIGARQIGEKSYGHQKDGMTLVNTFEETFGDIYPKGVWREFSTKASSIYHNVVALASFNGKKRNFACTGFFIEWNGSTAILTSASLVRSSSDENKIEENLMIEVLLPNKLQVKGTLLHYSLHYNVALVGVKDCHVRPANIQPHQYVCSKVAAVGRCFKSGALMATIGDGVSWSGTLDCGYIVRSSCKITKVGIGGPLINLDGEVIGMNFYDRRIGTPFLKWNTIDKILAHFCEKSTAGEAGRSVWKIPGDRSNGINRWPVPMPCWRHPDNVDEDLSEDDEFSFGYPSYCRKQYGYINGVKVLLF; this comes from the exons ATGTCCCGTTCACCTCCCTGCTCTCGTGGCTTGGCGGCGACGGTTGGGCGAGAGCGGTCTGCTCTTCGCCAGGCCCTTTGCCGGCGACGAGCATCAACCA GTTTGTTTTTTCCACCAGAAATTCTGCTCCAGTCTTGGGAGATGAGGGAAATTAAGAGGGGTGGTGATGATCTCACAGGAAGTTCGTGTAAGGGTGGAAGGCCTCGCGATGGTAAAGGACAGATGACCGAGTCATTGGCCTCAT TCTTGGAAGAGGTGCAGAAAACTAAGAGGGATGGTGATTATTTCACAAGACGAATGCATAAGAGTAGAAGAGGTTGCAATGGTGAGAGGCAGATAACCAATGCATTGACCTCAG GTGACTTGCATGGGGACTCAAATCAAGATATCTGGACTGGGCTCAGTGATGAACTTAAGTCAAATTTGTCTAAAAGTGTTGCCTCACTTGCTTTGTGCTATG GAGACAGAGTGTTATTTTCATGCTCAGGCATAATTGTAAAATGCCAGGAGCATCTTACAAGGCTTGTGACTTCAGCAAGTTTGGTTATAGCTTTCACTGATGCAAAAAAGAAACATCATAACTTAAAG ATTgaagtgtgccctgaaggcaatGAAGTTTACCAGGGGAGTTTGTCTGAATATGATTTAGATCGCAATTTTGCTGTTGTGATCATCAGGACATCCCTTGATGTTGATGCTGGACTTTTCAAACGTGTGGTGGGAGGTCTGCCCCGTGGTATGGTACTAGCTTTAGGGCGTTCTGTCTCTGGCAGATTAATGGTCACAAGTGTGATGCTTCCTGGTGATTTAAGTAAATCTGAAGACCATGATCTTATTTGTAAAATGGCAGAG GCTTGGGAAGGTGCGGCACTTTTTACTTCTGATGGAAACTTTGTTGGCATGAGCCTTTTTTTGGTTATGGAAGGAGCCTGTTTCATATCATGGGCTGTAATGCTCAAGTGGCTAGAGTGTATGCAGTGTACATCTCTGAAAAAGAACACAGATCTTCGACAGTCAAAGAGTTTGAAGGGAGTCAG GATTGGAGCAAGACAAATAGGTGAGAAATCTTACGGCCATCAAAAGG ATGGCATGACTTTGGTTAATACTTTCGAAGAGACCTTTGGTGACATATATCCTAAAGGTGTTTGGCGTGAATTCAGTACAAAGGCTTCTAGCATTTATCACAATGTCGTCGCGCTTGCTTCATTCAATG GAAAAAAAAGGAATTTTGCATGCACGGGTTTTTTTATTGAATGGAATGGATCTACAGCTATTCTGACATCAGCGAGCTTGGTTAGAAGCTCAAGTGACGAAAACAAGATCGAGGAAAACTTGATG ATTGAAGTACTGCTCCCAAATAAACTGCAAGTAAAGGGCACACTACTACATTATAGTCTACATTATAATGTTGCTCTAGTCGGTGTCAAGGATTGCCATGTTCGTCCAGCGAATATTCAGCCTCATCAATATGTGTGCTCTAAAGTAGCAGCTGTGGGCCGTTGTTTCAAATCAGGCGCACTAATGGCCACTATTGGTGATGGGGTTTCCTGGTCAGGCACACTTGATTGCGGATACATTGTACGATCCTCGTGTAAAATCACCAAG GTTGGTATCGGAGGACCTCTTATTAATTTGGATGGGGAAGTTATTGGCATGAACTTTTACGACAGGAGAATAGGAACCCCTTTCCTGAAGTGGAATACTATTGACAAGATTCTGGCACATTTTTGTGAAAAAAG TACGGCTGGTGAAGCTGGGAGATCTGTCTGGAAAATTCCTGGTGATCGCAGTAATGGGATAAACAG GTGGCCCGTGCCCATGCCATGTTGGCGTCATCCTGACAATGTAGATGAGGACCTATCTGAGGACGATGAGTTCAGCTTTGGATACCCATCTTACTGCAGGAAGCAATACGGATACATCAATGGAGTGAAAGTTCTACTCTTTTAG